A genomic stretch from Setaria viridis chromosome 1, Setaria_viridis_v4.0, whole genome shotgun sequence includes:
- the LOC117866337 gene encoding beta-fructofuranosidase, cell wall isozyme, whose translation MYYKGWYHLFYQYNPKGAVWGNIVWAHSVSRDLINWIALEPAIYPSIPSDQYGCWSGSATLLHDGTPAITYTGISRSDINYQVQNIAFPKNASDPLLREWVKPPELNPIAVPEAGINATQFRDPTTAWFAGRHWRMLIGGVRGTRGLAFVYRSRDFKRWTRAKHPLHSAMTGMWECPDFFPVSGAGAENGLDTSEHGAKYVLKNSLDLTRYDYYTVGSYNGSNDRYVPDDPAGDYRRLRYDYGNFYASKTFYDPAKRRRVLLGWANESDSVPDDKAKGWAGIQAIPRKIWLDPSGKQLLQWPVEEVEKLRGKPVSVGGKVVKPGEHFEVTGLATAYQADVEASFEVSSLDKAEPFDPAYDNDAQKLCGIKGADVRGGVGPFGLWVLASGDLQEKTAVFFRVFKDGYGKPKVLMCTDPTKSSLSPDLYKPTFAGFVDTDISSGKISLRSLIDRSVVESFGAGGKTCILSRVYPSMAIGTGAHLYVFNNGEADVKVSHLTAWDMKKPLMNGA comes from the exons ATGTACTACAAGGGGTGGTATCACCTATTTTACCAGTACAACCCCAAGGGCGCGGTGTGGGGCAACATCGTGTGGGCGCACTCGGTGTCGCGCGACCTCATCAACTGGATCGCGCTGGAGCCCGCCATCTACCCCAGCATCCCCTCCGACCAGTACGGCTGCTGGTCCGGCTCGGCGACGCTCCTTCACGATGGCACCCCGGCGATCACCTACACTGGGATCAGCCGCTCGGACATCAACTACCAGGTCCAGAACATCGCCTTCCCCAAGAACGCGTCGGACCCGCTGCTCCGGGAGTGGGTGAAGCCGCCGGAGCTGAACCCGATCGCCGTGCCGGAGGCCGGCATCAACGCGACGCAGTTCCGCGACCCGACCACGGCGTGGTTCGCCGGCCGCCACTGGCGGATGCTCATCGGCGGCGTGCGTGGCACCCGCGGCCTGGCGTTCGTGTACCGGAGCCGGGACTTCAAGCGGTGGACCCGCGCCAAGCACCCGCTGCACTCGGCGATGACGGGGATGTGGGAGTGCCCGGACTTCTTCCCGGTGTCCGGTGCTGGGGCGGAGAACGGCCTCGACACCTCGGAGCACGGCGCCAAGTACGTGCTCAAGAACAGCCTCGACCTCACCCGGTACGACTACTACACCGTCGGCAGCTACAATGGGAGCAATGACCGGTACGTGCCCGACGACCCCGCCGGCGACTACCGCCGGCTCCGGTACGACTACGGCAACTTCTACGCGTCCAAGACGTTCTACGACCcggcgaagcggcggcgggtgctgcTCGGGTGGGCCAACGAGTCCGACAGCGTTCCCGACGACAAGGCCAAGGGCTGGGCTGGCATCCAG GCGATCCCGAGGAAGATCTGGCTGGACCCCAGTGGGAAGCAGTTGCTGCAGTGGCCGGTCGAGGAGGTGGAGAAGCTCAGGGGCAAGCCCGTCAGCGTCGGCGGCAAGGTCGTCAAGCCCGGCGAGCATTTCGAGGTCACGGGCCTCGCGACGGCTTACCAG GCTGACGTGGAGGCGAGCTTCGAGGTGTCGAGCCTGGACAAGGCGGAGCCCTTCGACCCGGCGTACGACAACGACGCGCAGAAGCTGTGCGGCATCAAGGGTGCCGACGTCAGGGGCGGGGTGGGACCCTTCGGCCTGTGGGTGCTCGCCTCCGGCGACCTGCAGGAGAAAACGGCCGTCTTCTTCAGAGTGTTCAAGGACGGTTACGGCAAGCCCAAGGTGCTCATGTGCACCGACCCCACAAA GTCGTCTCTTAGTCCAGATTTGTACAAGCCGACCTTCGCGGGCTTCGTCGACACCGACATTTCAAGCGGGAAGATCTCCCTCAGGAGCTTG ATCGACCGATCTGTGGTGGAGAGCTTTGGTGCCGGAGGAAAGACTTGTATCCTCTCAAGAGTCTACCCCTCCATGGCTATCGGGACAGGCGCTCATCTTTACGTTTTCAACAATGGAGAGGCGGATGTCAAGGTGTCGCACCTGACTGCCTGGGACATGAAGAAACCACTGATGAACGGCGCCTAA